One part of the Mycolicibacterium aromaticivorans JS19b1 = JCM 16368 genome encodes these proteins:
- a CDS encoding DUF779 domain-containing protein, with the protein MSDFGAQTAAQRTKTRRNPEEQAPPRALITAAAADLLHRLQQRHGPLMFHQSGGCCDGSSPMCYPDGDFIVGDRDVLLGVLEGAPVWISGPQFETWKHTQLVIDVVPGRGGGFSLEAPEGMRFLSRGRAFTDAENRLLASDSPLTGADYERGARPAGRSDLVVIEAADACAIPGRRAGVVQQ; encoded by the coding sequence AGCGAACGAAAACGCGCCGAAATCCCGAGGAGCAGGCGCCGCCGCGAGCATTGATCACCGCGGCGGCCGCCGACCTTCTGCACCGCTTGCAGCAGCGGCACGGGCCGCTGATGTTTCACCAGTCCGGCGGCTGCTGCGACGGGTCGTCGCCGATGTGCTACCCCGACGGTGACTTCATCGTCGGCGACCGCGACGTTCTGCTCGGGGTGCTCGAGGGCGCCCCGGTCTGGATTTCCGGCCCGCAGTTCGAGACGTGGAAGCACACCCAGCTCGTCATCGACGTCGTCCCCGGTCGCGGCGGAGGCTTCAGCCTCGAGGCCCCCGAGGGGATGCGCTTCCTGAGCCGCGGACGGGCGTTCACCGATGCGGAAAACCGGTTGCTGGCCAGCGATTCTCCGCTGACCGGAGCCGATTATGAGCGTGGTGCACGACCAGCTGGACGGTCCGATCTGGTGGTCATCGAGGCGGCAGATGCGTGTGCAATCCCTGGTCGGCGCGCCGGAGTCGTTCAGCAATAG